GGGGAGCGCCACCCCGAGGACGACCGGTAGCGTCCTACGCCCGTCTATCCGTACGCCCGTCTAGTGGTGGAACCCGGTCGCCGCCGCCTTGTCGCGCGTCAGCGGTCCCGACTGCCGGCGCAGCTCCGGCAGCAGCCGGGTCAGGTCCTCCACGAACAGGTCGGCGAGGTCCTCCGAGAAGCCGTTGCGGGCCACGACCCGCAGCGCCGACAGGTCCTCCCGGTTCGGCGGGAAGGTGTACGCGGGCACCAGCCAGCCGTTCTCCCGCAGCCGCCGCGAGACGTCGAAGACGTCGTACGCCGTCACGTCCGGCCCTGTCGTGAAGGCGAAGACGGGCAGCTGGTCGCCGCGGGTGAGGAGCCGGAAGTCGCCGAGCGCCTCCACCCGGTCGGCGATGCCCCGGGCCACGTCCCGCGTGGACTGCTGCACCGCCCGGAAGCCCTCCCGCCCCAGCCGCAGCAGCGTGTAGTACTGCGCGACGACCTGAGCGCCGGGCCGCGAGAAGTTGAGCGCGAAGGTCGGCATGTCGCCGCCCAGGTAGTTGACCCGGAAGACGAGCTCCTCCGGCAGGGCCTCCTTGTCGCGCCACAGCGCCCAGCCGACGCCCGGGTACACCAGCCCGTACTTGTGCCCCGAGGTGTTGATGGACGCCACGCGCGGGAGACGGAAGTCCCACACCAGGTCCTCGTCGAGGAAGGGCGCGATCATCGCGCCGGACGCGCCGTCGACGTGCACGGGGACGTCGGTGCCGGTGCGCTCCTGGAGGGCGTCCAGGGCCGCGCAGAGCTCCGCGATCGGCTCGTAGGACCCGTCGAAGGTGGAGCCGAGGATGCCGACGACCCCGATGGTGTTCTCGTCGCACAGCTCGGCAGCGGCCTGCGGGTCGAGATGGAAGCGGTCGCCCTCCATGGGGACCTGGCGGGCCTCCACCTCCCAGAAGTTGCAGAACTTGTCCCAGCAGACCTGGACGTTGACCCCCATGACCAGGTTCGGGCGGACGTCCCTCGACGGATACCGGTCGCCGTTGCGCAGCGCCCAGCGGCGCTTCAGCGCCATCCCGGCGAGCATGCACGCCTCGCTCGACCCGGTCGTCGAACAGCCCACGGCCGCCGACGGGTCCGGCGCGTTCCACAGGTCGGCGAGCATCGCCACACAACGCCGCTCCAGCTCGGCGGTGCGCGGGTACTCGTCCTTGTCGATCATGTTCTTGTCCCGGCACTCCGCCATCAGCACCCCGGCCTGCGGCTCCATCCAGGTGGTGACGAAAGTGGCCAGGTTCAGCCGCGCGTTGCCGTCCAGCATCAGCTCGTCGTGCACCAGCTGGTACGCCGTCGACGGCGGCATCGGGGCGTCCGGCAGCCGGTGCTTGGGCGGGGCCTCGGTCATGCCGCCGACCGGATTCGCCTCGCCGTAGAACGGGTTCACGGAAAGGGGGCGCTCGTCGGGATTCTCGGGTCCTTTGTGCAACGCCATGGGTGTGCCTCCTCAAGGAGCGAACGGGCGTCAGCGGACGGGAGTTCCGTCCTTGCGCAACTGCATCTGGGGCCGCCCCGTCACCAGCAGCCAGGCCGGCAGCGAGGCGAAGCACAGCAGGGCGATGATGGTCGGAGAGGCGACCAGGACGGCGGCGACGAACAGGCTCAACCAGCCGTGCCGGGTGATCGCCAGCAGGACCCCGAGCACGGCCGTCGCGACCCCGACCGCCGGATGCACCCCGGGCACCAGCGCGTGGGCGGTGAGACCGAGAGCGGTGCCGACGAACACGGCCGGGAAGATGCGCCCGCCCCGGAACCCGCAGGACGCGGCGACGAGCAGCGCGGCCAGCTTCACCACCGTCATCGTCGCGAACTGCCCGGCCGACCAGCCCTCCGGATCGGCCGCGAGCTCCCCGACCTCGTCCAGCCCCTTGAAGAGCGTCAGACGGCCGCCCAGGGCCGCCAGCAGCCCCAGCACGACTCCGCCGGCCGGCAGCATCAGCATCGGGTGTCCCAGGCGGGCGAACGCGCCGTGGACGTACGGGAAGGCGTACACGGCGCACAGGCCGAGCAGCGCGGCCGCGGACGCGATCACCAGCGCGGCCAGCAGATCGCCCCAGCCGGGCCGCCCGATCGGGGGCAGATCCAGGTCGAAGGTGGGATGGTCGACCAGGTCGGTCGTCAGCGCTCCGGCCGCGGCGGCGACCAGCGGGGCGAAGACGTTGTCCCACAGCGCGCCCTTGGTCCGCCGTTCCGCCAGCGCCTCGGAGATCAGCAGTGCGGCCGCCACCGGCGTGCCGAACAGCGCCCCGATCGTCGCCGCCTCCGCGAGCATCGGCCACACCGCGCCCGGCATCCGGGGCACCAGCCTGCTGCCCAGCCAGAACGCGACTCCCACGTTCACGGCGATGATCGGGTTCTCGGGCCCCAGGCTCGGCCCGCCCGCCAGCATCAGCGCGGTCGCCAGCAGCAGCCCGGGAAGCACCGCGGGCGGCAGCACGGGAGCGTCCAGGCCGGTCGTCGCCGGATCGGGCCCCGCGTGCCCCGGCGCCTTCCACACCACGAGCCCCACCAGCACCCCGGTCGCGGT
This window of the Streptomyces sp. NBC_01275 genome carries:
- a CDS encoding glutamate decarboxylase, which produces MALHKGPENPDERPLSVNPFYGEANPVGGMTEAPPKHRLPDAPMPPSTAYQLVHDELMLDGNARLNLATFVTTWMEPQAGVLMAECRDKNMIDKDEYPRTAELERRCVAMLADLWNAPDPSAAVGCSTTGSSEACMLAGMALKRRWALRNGDRYPSRDVRPNLVMGVNVQVCWDKFCNFWEVEARQVPMEGDRFHLDPQAAAELCDENTIGVVGILGSTFDGSYEPIAELCAALDALQERTGTDVPVHVDGASGAMIAPFLDEDLVWDFRLPRVASINTSGHKYGLVYPGVGWALWRDKEALPEELVFRVNYLGGDMPTFALNFSRPGAQVVAQYYTLLRLGREGFRAVQQSTRDVARGIADRVEALGDFRLLTRGDQLPVFAFTTGPDVTAYDVFDVSRRLRENGWLVPAYTFPPNREDLSALRVVARNGFSEDLADLFVEDLTRLLPELRRQSGPLTRDKAAATGFHH
- a CDS encoding ion channel protein, whose protein sequence is MAQDTAQTPVAPPAPARALLPLILPALVVGVVASLLFVGVSAAAEQLQDVLWKNLPDALGVGRYSVLWMMVMLTATGVLVGLVVWKAPGHAGPDPATTGLDAPVLPPAVLPGLLLATALMLAGGPSLGPENPIIAVNVGVAFWLGSRLVPRMPGAVWPMLAEAATIGALFGTPVAAALLISEALAERRTKGALWDNVFAPLVAAAAGALTTDLVDHPTFDLDLPPIGRPGWGDLLAALVIASAAALLGLCAVYAFPYVHGAFARLGHPMLMLPAGGVVLGLLAALGGRLTLFKGLDEVGELAADPEGWSAGQFATMTVVKLAALLVAASCGFRGGRIFPAVFVGTALGLTAHALVPGVHPAVGVATAVLGVLLAITRHGWLSLFVAAVLVASPTIIALLCFASLPAWLLVTGRPQMQLRKDGTPVR